Proteins encoded together in one Cataglyphis hispanica isolate Lineage 1 chromosome 17, ULB_Chis1_1.0, whole genome shotgun sequence window:
- the LOC126855833 gene encoding serine/arginine repetitive matrix protein 1-like isoform X6 — translation MMYTGTTASQDTRFSDKEKKLLKQMKFGDSLTQKVDMSKVKLDVIKPWITTKITQILGMEDDVVVEFVYNQLEEKFPDPRKMQINLTGFLNGRNARAFMGELWDLLVSAQESVTGIPEAFLQQKKDQIKKRLEEQEKLQASLAEKEKEKEREKEKDDAESKVKKDEKDSSSSKERRRDRSRDRDRDRKRSRSRDRHRDRDRSSRKRRSISRSPSKNSLKDNGKDMSDAKIERKDSPQPENAIPLMPVKTKPEAAEAISRLQAKLMSIADGKKRNNRTPSPESLDKSVRKSRSISKSPVNRSKKSKSKSPSRDSKRRSRSPASKSRRSRSKSRSRRSRSKSRRIKSRSQDRIKSKRSKSKSRSRSRSRSKKSRSKSDDRSKSRKSRSDSSDSKSSKSRSKSPDKRKDNGDSNRKRDGTTSSSSESEEEKDAKDKNDFEIRKKKDGVQAKRSYRKTNKDDSGSDSDSSRERKSAPKRRSPSPRKDRGRSKDRDRNRSRDRSRDRSRDRSRDRSRDRSRDRNRRRSLDRDRDRRRERERERERERDRLDRYSGSRGMRPPSVRRPLNRRSSPPRRSPTRYRRRSPSPEDRRRRRSSLDRRRRSSERRDRRRSPDRRGSRRHSPDGRDRSSRKSIERKASQEKREREREHADDSKKKEKEKTMKEEQPKRPEKEIKKIEPVAAKKSEPSVSPKKLQAASLPITRHRFSKSLSRTPSPFKKTEDIVAAAIKIKQTIKEDIKDESPKIGETNFAAGDSFPLKKDEKSLKTTKLIVEDRKSAQKPLESSSKKSTEMTKKTKREKRDGSTDSEDSDGESKRKPRKLEKPKKSRKTSTDEDKSDKSKAGSSSDSEDDKKHSDKNKKVRDTNRTDSTDDRNKDRKDSRKREIADSDSRKRSRKEIEEELKKSKRSRRDSSSGEEEQKSKRSRNEDDRSRSRKSKKDSSSDEEPKKIKKRRDTSSEEEKSRSRKSRKDSTSEDESKSKSKKSKRDSSSEDDDLGDKDTKKKRKVDDSSDDEKVKKKRKKKAKTSTSESEESEVEEKKKKKEKKHKKHKKHKKHRKHKKKKVAESDESDVSEGNTEELEKKLREKALKSMKKGHSIERSD, via the exons ATGATGTACACA gggACAACTGCTTCGCAGGATACAAGATTCAGCGACAAGGAAAAGAAGCTTCTTAAGCAAATGAAATTTGGAGATTCATTAACAcagaaa GTGGATATGAGCAAAGTAAAACTTGATGTTATTAAACCATGGATCACAACAAAGATTACGCAGATTCTTGGAATGGAAGACGATGTTGTGGTAGAGTTTGTGTATAATCAGCTTGAGGAGAAG tttCCCGATCCCCGAAAAATGCAGATCAACCTCACAGGTTTCCTGAACGGCAGGAATGCCCGTGCTTTCATGGGTGAATTATGGGACCTTCTAGTCTCTGCTCAAGAAAGTGTTACGGGTATTCCCGAGGCTTTCttgcaacaaaaaaaagatcagaTTAAAAAGCGTTTG gAAGAACAAGAGAAGCTTCAAGCATCGTTggcggagaaagaaaaagagaaggaacgcgaaaaggaaaaagatgaTGCGGAGAGTAAAGTGAAAAAGGACGAGAAGGATAGCAGCTCATCGAAGGAGCGTAGAAGGGATCGAAGTAGGGATCGTGATAGAGACAG aaAAAGGAGCAGATCGCGGGATCGACACAGAGATCGCGATCGATCGAGTCGAAAAAGAAGATCCATTTCAAGATCACCAAGTAAAAATTCATTGAAAGATAACGGGAAAGACATGTCTGACGCTAAGATTGAACGTAAAGACTCGCCTCAACCGGAAAATGCCATACCCTTGATGCCAGTTAAAACTAAACC ggAAGCCGCAGAAGCAATATCGAGATTACAAGCCAAATTAATGAGCATTGCCGatggaaagaagagaaataatcGCACGCCTTCGCCAGAATCGCTGGATAAATCAGTAAGGAAATCGCGATCTATATCTAAATCGCCGGTGAATCGTTCAAAGAAATCCAAATCCAAATCACCTAGCCGGGATTCGAAGCGTCGGTCACGATCGCCTGCTTCGAAATCGAGACGGTCCCGTTCTAAGTCAAGATCCCGAAGATCTCGCTCTAAATCTAGAAGAATCAAGTCGCGCTCGCAAGATCGCATCAAGTCAAAGCGAAGTAAATCCAAATCGAGATCacgatcgcgatcgcgatctAAGAAATCGCGATCCAAGAGTGATGATAGGAGCAAGTCAAGGAAATCGAGATCTGACTCGAGTGACTCAAAATCTTCCAAGTCTCGCTCGAAGTCTCCAGATAAACGAAAAGATAATGGGGATTCTAACAGAAAACGTGACGGTACTACGAGCAGCAGTTCAGAatctgaagaagaaaaagatgcgAAAGATAAGAACGACTTTGAGATACGAAAGAAGAAGGATGGCGTGCAAGCTAAGAGATCTTACCGAAAAACCAACAAGGATGACAGCGGTAGCGATAGCGATTCCAGTCGAGAGAGAAAGTCAGCTCCCAAGAGAAGAAGCCCTTCGCCACGTAAGGATAGAGGTCGATCCAAGGATAGGGACAGAAATAGATCACGGGATAGATCGCGAGATAGGTCCCGAGATAGATCACGAGATAGATCACGTGATAGATCACGAGACAGAAACCGAAG GAGATCATTAGATCGAGATCGCGACAGGAGACGGGAACGAGAACgtgaaagggagagagaaagagatagattgGATCGATACAGCGGCAGCCGCGGCATGCGGCCACCTTCTGTACGCAGACCGCTTAATAGGCGTAG CAGCCCTCCGCGAAGAAGTCCGACAAGATATCGTCGTAGGTCACCGAGCCCCGAAGATCGGCGTCGCAGGAGATCATCGTTGGATCGTCGAAGGCGATCATCAGAGAGACGAGACAGACGTCGGTCGCCCGATCGCCGTGGCAGCCGTCGTCATTCGCCGGACGGACGGGATCGATCGAGCAG AAAATCGATTGAACGTAAAGCGTCTCAGGagaagcgagaaagagaacgtGAACACGCAGATGattctaagaaaaaagaaaaggagaaaacaATGAAGGAGGAACAACCTAAGCGGCCGGAAAAGGAGATCAAAAAGATAGAACCTGTTGCCGCGAAAAAATCGGAACCTAGTGTTTCTCCTAAGAAACTTCAAGCTGCTTCTCTTCCTATTACTAGACACAGG TTTTCAAAGAGCTTATCGCGTACACCCTCGCCGTTTAAGAAGACCGAAGACATCGTCGCAgcagcaattaaaattaaacaaactaTTAA GGAAGATATCAAGGACGAATCACCGAAAATTGGAGAAACAAATTTCGCCGCTGGAGATTCTTTCCCtctaaaaaaagatgagaaatcTTTGAAAACGACAAAATTAATAGTAGAAGATAGAAAGTCTGCTCAAAAACCACTAGAATCTTCATCTAAGAAATCTACAGAAATGACTAAAAaaacgaagagagaaaagcgTGATGGTTCCACGGACAGTGAAGATAGTGATGGCGAAA gcAAGAGAAAACCGAGAAAGCTAGAAAAACCGAAGAAATCGAGAAAAACATCGACGGATGAAGATAAATCTGACAAAAGCAAAGCTGGATCTAGTTCAGATTCTGAAGATGACAAAAAGcattcagataaaaataaaaaagttagagACACTAATCGAACCG aTTCGACGGATGATCGCAACAAAGATAGAAAGGATAGTAGAAAACGCGAAATTGCCGATAGTGATTCGCGAAAGCGTTCAAGAAAGGAGATAGaggaagaattgaaaaaatcaaaaagatcACGAAGAGATTCTTCTTCGGGTGAGGAAGAGCAAAAATCTAAAAGAAGCAGAAACGAAGATGATAGATCTAGATCTCGAAAATCGAAGAAAGATTCGAGTTCCGATGAAGaacctaaaaaaataaaaaaaaggagagatacTTCATCAGAGGAGGAAAAATCTAGATCACGAAAATCCAGAAAGGATTCAACGAGTGAAGATGAAtctaaatcaaaatcaaagaaatccaAACGAGATTCCAGCTCAGAGGATGACGATCTCGGAGATAAGGatacgaaaaagaaaaggaaagttGACGATAGCTCTGATGATGAGAAAGTGAAAAAGAAGCGTAAGAAAAAGGCAAAAACTAGCACCAGCGAATCGGAG gaaagtgaagtagaagagaaaaagaagaagaaggagaaaaagcaCAAGAAACACAAAAAGCATAAGAAGCATAGAAAGCATAAGAAGAAGAAGGTTGCGGAATCAGATGAATCTGATGTAAGTGAAGGTAATACTGAAGAACTGGAAAAGAAACTTCGAGAGAAAGCACTTAAAAGTATGAAAAAGGGGCATAGTATTGAACGAAGTGATTGA
- the LOC126855833 gene encoding serine/arginine repetitive matrix protein 1-like isoform X1, which translates to MMYTGTTASQDTRFSDKEKKLLKQMKFGDSLTQKVDMSKVKLDVIKPWITTKITQILGMEDDVVVEFVYNQLEEKFPDPRKMQINLTGFLNGRNARAFMGELWDLLVSAQESVTGIPEAFLQQKKDQIKKRLEEQEKLQASLAEKEKEKEREKEKDDAESKVKKDEKDSSSSKERRRDRSRDRDRDRKRSRSRDRHRDRDRSSRKRRSISRSPSKNSLKDNGKDMSDAKIERKDSPQPENAIPLMPVKTKPEAAEAISRLQAKLMSIADGKKRNNRTPSPESLDKSVRKSRSISKSPVNRSKKSKSKSPSRDSKRRSRSPASKSRRSRSKSRSRRSRSKSRRIKSRSQDRIKSKRSKSKSRSRSRSRSKKSRSKSDDRSKSRKSRSDSSDSKSSKSRSKSPDKRKDNGDSNRKRDGTTSSSSESEEEKDAKDKNDFEIRKKKDGVQAKRSYRKTNKDDSGSDSDSSRERKSAPKRRSPSPRKDRGRSKDRDRNRSRDRSRDRSRDRSRDRSRDRSRDRNRRRSLDRDRDRRRERERERERERDRLDRYSGSRGMRPPSVRRPLNRRSSPPRRSPTRYRRRSPSPEDRRRRRSSLDRRRRSSERRDRRRSPDRRGSRRHSPDGRDRSSRYDRSSSRDRSSRRERSRERRDKDRRSRSKDRRSRSKDQRSSVDRSRDGKRSPDRSKEIKDKARDRKVDEKTKRPSDTGSRKELRNGRSKSSSSESSESSSSSNEDESLRKSIERKASQEKREREREHADDSKKKEKEKTMKEEQPKRPEKEIKKIEPVAAKKSEPSVSPKKLQAASLPITRHRFSKSLSRTPSPFKKTEDIVAAAIKIKQTIKEDIKDESPKIGETNFAAGDSFPLKKDEKSLKTTKLIVEDRKSAQKPLESSSKKSTEMTKKTKREKRDGSTDSEDSDGESKRKPRKLEKPKKSRKTSTDEDKSDKSKAGSSSDSEDDKKHSDKNKKVRDTNRTDSTDDRNKDRKDSRKREIADSDSRKRSRKEIEEELKKSKRSRRDSSSGEEEQKSKRSRNEDDRSRSRKSKKDSSSDEEPKKIKKRRDTSSEEEKSRSRKSRKDSTSEDESKSKSKKSKRDSSSEDDDLGDKDTKKKRKVDDSSDDEKVKKKRKKKAKTSTSESEESEVEEKKKKKEKKHKKHKKHKKHRKHKKKKVAESDESDVSEGNTEELEKKLREKALKSMKKGHSIERSD; encoded by the exons ATGATGTACACA gggACAACTGCTTCGCAGGATACAAGATTCAGCGACAAGGAAAAGAAGCTTCTTAAGCAAATGAAATTTGGAGATTCATTAACAcagaaa GTGGATATGAGCAAAGTAAAACTTGATGTTATTAAACCATGGATCACAACAAAGATTACGCAGATTCTTGGAATGGAAGACGATGTTGTGGTAGAGTTTGTGTATAATCAGCTTGAGGAGAAG tttCCCGATCCCCGAAAAATGCAGATCAACCTCACAGGTTTCCTGAACGGCAGGAATGCCCGTGCTTTCATGGGTGAATTATGGGACCTTCTAGTCTCTGCTCAAGAAAGTGTTACGGGTATTCCCGAGGCTTTCttgcaacaaaaaaaagatcagaTTAAAAAGCGTTTG gAAGAACAAGAGAAGCTTCAAGCATCGTTggcggagaaagaaaaagagaaggaacgcgaaaaggaaaaagatgaTGCGGAGAGTAAAGTGAAAAAGGACGAGAAGGATAGCAGCTCATCGAAGGAGCGTAGAAGGGATCGAAGTAGGGATCGTGATAGAGACAG aaAAAGGAGCAGATCGCGGGATCGACACAGAGATCGCGATCGATCGAGTCGAAAAAGAAGATCCATTTCAAGATCACCAAGTAAAAATTCATTGAAAGATAACGGGAAAGACATGTCTGACGCTAAGATTGAACGTAAAGACTCGCCTCAACCGGAAAATGCCATACCCTTGATGCCAGTTAAAACTAAACC ggAAGCCGCAGAAGCAATATCGAGATTACAAGCCAAATTAATGAGCATTGCCGatggaaagaagagaaataatcGCACGCCTTCGCCAGAATCGCTGGATAAATCAGTAAGGAAATCGCGATCTATATCTAAATCGCCGGTGAATCGTTCAAAGAAATCCAAATCCAAATCACCTAGCCGGGATTCGAAGCGTCGGTCACGATCGCCTGCTTCGAAATCGAGACGGTCCCGTTCTAAGTCAAGATCCCGAAGATCTCGCTCTAAATCTAGAAGAATCAAGTCGCGCTCGCAAGATCGCATCAAGTCAAAGCGAAGTAAATCCAAATCGAGATCacgatcgcgatcgcgatctAAGAAATCGCGATCCAAGAGTGATGATAGGAGCAAGTCAAGGAAATCGAGATCTGACTCGAGTGACTCAAAATCTTCCAAGTCTCGCTCGAAGTCTCCAGATAAACGAAAAGATAATGGGGATTCTAACAGAAAACGTGACGGTACTACGAGCAGCAGTTCAGAatctgaagaagaaaaagatgcgAAAGATAAGAACGACTTTGAGATACGAAAGAAGAAGGATGGCGTGCAAGCTAAGAGATCTTACCGAAAAACCAACAAGGATGACAGCGGTAGCGATAGCGATTCCAGTCGAGAGAGAAAGTCAGCTCCCAAGAGAAGAAGCCCTTCGCCACGTAAGGATAGAGGTCGATCCAAGGATAGGGACAGAAATAGATCACGGGATAGATCGCGAGATAGGTCCCGAGATAGATCACGAGATAGATCACGTGATAGATCACGAGACAGAAACCGAAG GAGATCATTAGATCGAGATCGCGACAGGAGACGGGAACGAGAACgtgaaagggagagagaaagagatagattgGATCGATACAGCGGCAGCCGCGGCATGCGGCCACCTTCTGTACGCAGACCGCTTAATAGGCGTAG CAGCCCTCCGCGAAGAAGTCCGACAAGATATCGTCGTAGGTCACCGAGCCCCGAAGATCGGCGTCGCAGGAGATCATCGTTGGATCGTCGAAGGCGATCATCAGAGAGACGAGACAGACGTCGGTCGCCCGATCGCCGTGGCAGCCGTCGTCATTCGCCGGACGGACGGGATCGATCGAGCAGGTACGATAGATCTTCCTCGCGCGACAGATCAAGTAGGCGGGAGCGCTCCAGAGAACGACGGGATAAGGATCGTCGATCTAGATCCAAAGATCGTAGATCGAGATCTAAGGATCAGAGGTCATCGGTGGATCGTTCGAGAGATGGGAAGCGGTCTCCAGATCGTTCGAAGGAGATCAAGGATAAGGCAAGGGACAGGAAAGTGGATGAGAAAACTAAAAGACCGTCTGATACAGGATCGCGAAAAGAATTGCGAAACGGCCGGTCTAAATCGAGTAGCTCGGAAAGTAGCGAGAGTAGTTCCTCTAGCAATGAGGACGAGTCACTTAG AAAATCGATTGAACGTAAAGCGTCTCAGGagaagcgagaaagagaacgtGAACACGCAGATGattctaagaaaaaagaaaaggagaaaacaATGAAGGAGGAACAACCTAAGCGGCCGGAAAAGGAGATCAAAAAGATAGAACCTGTTGCCGCGAAAAAATCGGAACCTAGTGTTTCTCCTAAGAAACTTCAAGCTGCTTCTCTTCCTATTACTAGACACAGG TTTTCAAAGAGCTTATCGCGTACACCCTCGCCGTTTAAGAAGACCGAAGACATCGTCGCAgcagcaattaaaattaaacaaactaTTAA GGAAGATATCAAGGACGAATCACCGAAAATTGGAGAAACAAATTTCGCCGCTGGAGATTCTTTCCCtctaaaaaaagatgagaaatcTTTGAAAACGACAAAATTAATAGTAGAAGATAGAAAGTCTGCTCAAAAACCACTAGAATCTTCATCTAAGAAATCTACAGAAATGACTAAAAaaacgaagagagaaaagcgTGATGGTTCCACGGACAGTGAAGATAGTGATGGCGAAA gcAAGAGAAAACCGAGAAAGCTAGAAAAACCGAAGAAATCGAGAAAAACATCGACGGATGAAGATAAATCTGACAAAAGCAAAGCTGGATCTAGTTCAGATTCTGAAGATGACAAAAAGcattcagataaaaataaaaaagttagagACACTAATCGAACCG aTTCGACGGATGATCGCAACAAAGATAGAAAGGATAGTAGAAAACGCGAAATTGCCGATAGTGATTCGCGAAAGCGTTCAAGAAAGGAGATAGaggaagaattgaaaaaatcaaaaagatcACGAAGAGATTCTTCTTCGGGTGAGGAAGAGCAAAAATCTAAAAGAAGCAGAAACGAAGATGATAGATCTAGATCTCGAAAATCGAAGAAAGATTCGAGTTCCGATGAAGaacctaaaaaaataaaaaaaaggagagatacTTCATCAGAGGAGGAAAAATCTAGATCACGAAAATCCAGAAAGGATTCAACGAGTGAAGATGAAtctaaatcaaaatcaaagaaatccaAACGAGATTCCAGCTCAGAGGATGACGATCTCGGAGATAAGGatacgaaaaagaaaaggaaagttGACGATAGCTCTGATGATGAGAAAGTGAAAAAGAAGCGTAAGAAAAAGGCAAAAACTAGCACCAGCGAATCGGAG gaaagtgaagtagaagagaaaaagaagaagaaggagaaaaagcaCAAGAAACACAAAAAGCATAAGAAGCATAGAAAGCATAAGAAGAAGAAGGTTGCGGAATCAGATGAATCTGATGTAAGTGAAGGTAATACTGAAGAACTGGAAAAGAAACTTCGAGAGAAAGCACTTAAAAGTATGAAAAAGGGGCATAGTATTGAACGAAGTGATTGA
- the LOC126855833 gene encoding serine/arginine repetitive matrix protein 1-like isoform X2: MMYTGTTASQDTRFSDKEKKLLKQMKFGDSLTQKVDMSKVKLDVIKPWITTKITQILGMEDDVVVEFVYNQLEEKFPDPRKMQINLTGFLNGRNARAFMGELWDLLVSAQESVTGIPEAFLQQKKDQIKKRLEEQEKLQASLAEKEKEKEREKEKDDAESKVKKDEKDSSSSKERRRDRSRDRDRDRKRSRSRDRHRDRDRSSRKRRSISRSPSKNSLKDNGKDMSDAKIERKDSPQPENAIPLMPVKTKPEAAEAISRLQAKLMSIADGKKRNNRTPSPESLDKSVRKSRSISKSPVNRSKKSKSKSPSRDSKRRSRSPASKSRRSRSKSRSRRSRSKSRRIKSRSQDRIKSKRSKSKSRSRSRSRSKKSRSKSDDRSKSRKSRSDSSDSKSSKSRSKSPDKRKDNGDSNRKRDGTTSSSSESEEEKDAKDKNDFEIRKKKDGVQAKRSYRKTNKDDSGSDSDSSRERKSAPKRRSPSPRKDRGRSKDRDRNRSRDRSRDRSRDRSRDRSRDRSRDRNRRRSLDRDRDRRRERERERERERDRLDRYSGSRGMRPPSVRRPLNRRSPPRRSPTRYRRRSPSPEDRRRRRSSLDRRRRSSERRDRRRSPDRRGSRRHSPDGRDRSSRYDRSSSRDRSSRRERSRERRDKDRRSRSKDRRSRSKDQRSSVDRSRDGKRSPDRSKEIKDKARDRKVDEKTKRPSDTGSRKELRNGRSKSSSSESSESSSSSNEDESLRKSIERKASQEKREREREHADDSKKKEKEKTMKEEQPKRPEKEIKKIEPVAAKKSEPSVSPKKLQAASLPITRHRFSKSLSRTPSPFKKTEDIVAAAIKIKQTIKEDIKDESPKIGETNFAAGDSFPLKKDEKSLKTTKLIVEDRKSAQKPLESSSKKSTEMTKKTKREKRDGSTDSEDSDGESKRKPRKLEKPKKSRKTSTDEDKSDKSKAGSSSDSEDDKKHSDKNKKVRDTNRTDSTDDRNKDRKDSRKREIADSDSRKRSRKEIEEELKKSKRSRRDSSSGEEEQKSKRSRNEDDRSRSRKSKKDSSSDEEPKKIKKRRDTSSEEEKSRSRKSRKDSTSEDESKSKSKKSKRDSSSEDDDLGDKDTKKKRKVDDSSDDEKVKKKRKKKAKTSTSESEESEVEEKKKKKEKKHKKHKKHKKHRKHKKKKVAESDESDVSEGNTEELEKKLREKALKSMKKGHSIERSD, from the exons ATGATGTACACA gggACAACTGCTTCGCAGGATACAAGATTCAGCGACAAGGAAAAGAAGCTTCTTAAGCAAATGAAATTTGGAGATTCATTAACAcagaaa GTGGATATGAGCAAAGTAAAACTTGATGTTATTAAACCATGGATCACAACAAAGATTACGCAGATTCTTGGAATGGAAGACGATGTTGTGGTAGAGTTTGTGTATAATCAGCTTGAGGAGAAG tttCCCGATCCCCGAAAAATGCAGATCAACCTCACAGGTTTCCTGAACGGCAGGAATGCCCGTGCTTTCATGGGTGAATTATGGGACCTTCTAGTCTCTGCTCAAGAAAGTGTTACGGGTATTCCCGAGGCTTTCttgcaacaaaaaaaagatcagaTTAAAAAGCGTTTG gAAGAACAAGAGAAGCTTCAAGCATCGTTggcggagaaagaaaaagagaaggaacgcgaaaaggaaaaagatgaTGCGGAGAGTAAAGTGAAAAAGGACGAGAAGGATAGCAGCTCATCGAAGGAGCGTAGAAGGGATCGAAGTAGGGATCGTGATAGAGACAG aaAAAGGAGCAGATCGCGGGATCGACACAGAGATCGCGATCGATCGAGTCGAAAAAGAAGATCCATTTCAAGATCACCAAGTAAAAATTCATTGAAAGATAACGGGAAAGACATGTCTGACGCTAAGATTGAACGTAAAGACTCGCCTCAACCGGAAAATGCCATACCCTTGATGCCAGTTAAAACTAAACC ggAAGCCGCAGAAGCAATATCGAGATTACAAGCCAAATTAATGAGCATTGCCGatggaaagaagagaaataatcGCACGCCTTCGCCAGAATCGCTGGATAAATCAGTAAGGAAATCGCGATCTATATCTAAATCGCCGGTGAATCGTTCAAAGAAATCCAAATCCAAATCACCTAGCCGGGATTCGAAGCGTCGGTCACGATCGCCTGCTTCGAAATCGAGACGGTCCCGTTCTAAGTCAAGATCCCGAAGATCTCGCTCTAAATCTAGAAGAATCAAGTCGCGCTCGCAAGATCGCATCAAGTCAAAGCGAAGTAAATCCAAATCGAGATCacgatcgcgatcgcgatctAAGAAATCGCGATCCAAGAGTGATGATAGGAGCAAGTCAAGGAAATCGAGATCTGACTCGAGTGACTCAAAATCTTCCAAGTCTCGCTCGAAGTCTCCAGATAAACGAAAAGATAATGGGGATTCTAACAGAAAACGTGACGGTACTACGAGCAGCAGTTCAGAatctgaagaagaaaaagatgcgAAAGATAAGAACGACTTTGAGATACGAAAGAAGAAGGATGGCGTGCAAGCTAAGAGATCTTACCGAAAAACCAACAAGGATGACAGCGGTAGCGATAGCGATTCCAGTCGAGAGAGAAAGTCAGCTCCCAAGAGAAGAAGCCCTTCGCCACGTAAGGATAGAGGTCGATCCAAGGATAGGGACAGAAATAGATCACGGGATAGATCGCGAGATAGGTCCCGAGATAGATCACGAGATAGATCACGTGATAGATCACGAGACAGAAACCGAAG GAGATCATTAGATCGAGATCGCGACAGGAGACGGGAACGAGAACgtgaaagggagagagaaagagatagattgGATCGATACAGCGGCAGCCGCGGCATGCGGCCACCTTCTGTACGCAGACCGCTTAATAGGCGTAG CCCTCCGCGAAGAAGTCCGACAAGATATCGTCGTAGGTCACCGAGCCCCGAAGATCGGCGTCGCAGGAGATCATCGTTGGATCGTCGAAGGCGATCATCAGAGAGACGAGACAGACGTCGGTCGCCCGATCGCCGTGGCAGCCGTCGTCATTCGCCGGACGGACGGGATCGATCGAGCAGGTACGATAGATCTTCCTCGCGCGACAGATCAAGTAGGCGGGAGCGCTCCAGAGAACGACGGGATAAGGATCGTCGATCTAGATCCAAAGATCGTAGATCGAGATCTAAGGATCAGAGGTCATCGGTGGATCGTTCGAGAGATGGGAAGCGGTCTCCAGATCGTTCGAAGGAGATCAAGGATAAGGCAAGGGACAGGAAAGTGGATGAGAAAACTAAAAGACCGTCTGATACAGGATCGCGAAAAGAATTGCGAAACGGCCGGTCTAAATCGAGTAGCTCGGAAAGTAGCGAGAGTAGTTCCTCTAGCAATGAGGACGAGTCACTTAG AAAATCGATTGAACGTAAAGCGTCTCAGGagaagcgagaaagagaacgtGAACACGCAGATGattctaagaaaaaagaaaaggagaaaacaATGAAGGAGGAACAACCTAAGCGGCCGGAAAAGGAGATCAAAAAGATAGAACCTGTTGCCGCGAAAAAATCGGAACCTAGTGTTTCTCCTAAGAAACTTCAAGCTGCTTCTCTTCCTATTACTAGACACAGG TTTTCAAAGAGCTTATCGCGTACACCCTCGCCGTTTAAGAAGACCGAAGACATCGTCGCAgcagcaattaaaattaaacaaactaTTAA GGAAGATATCAAGGACGAATCACCGAAAATTGGAGAAACAAATTTCGCCGCTGGAGATTCTTTCCCtctaaaaaaagatgagaaatcTTTGAAAACGACAAAATTAATAGTAGAAGATAGAAAGTCTGCTCAAAAACCACTAGAATCTTCATCTAAGAAATCTACAGAAATGACTAAAAaaacgaagagagaaaagcgTGATGGTTCCACGGACAGTGAAGATAGTGATGGCGAAA gcAAGAGAAAACCGAGAAAGCTAGAAAAACCGAAGAAATCGAGAAAAACATCGACGGATGAAGATAAATCTGACAAAAGCAAAGCTGGATCTAGTTCAGATTCTGAAGATGACAAAAAGcattcagataaaaataaaaaagttagagACACTAATCGAACCG aTTCGACGGATGATCGCAACAAAGATAGAAAGGATAGTAGAAAACGCGAAATTGCCGATAGTGATTCGCGAAAGCGTTCAAGAAAGGAGATAGaggaagaattgaaaaaatcaaaaagatcACGAAGAGATTCTTCTTCGGGTGAGGAAGAGCAAAAATCTAAAAGAAGCAGAAACGAAGATGATAGATCTAGATCTCGAAAATCGAAGAAAGATTCGAGTTCCGATGAAGaacctaaaaaaataaaaaaaaggagagatacTTCATCAGAGGAGGAAAAATCTAGATCACGAAAATCCAGAAAGGATTCAACGAGTGAAGATGAAtctaaatcaaaatcaaagaaatccaAACGAGATTCCAGCTCAGAGGATGACGATCTCGGAGATAAGGatacgaaaaagaaaaggaaagttGACGATAGCTCTGATGATGAGAAAGTGAAAAAGAAGCGTAAGAAAAAGGCAAAAACTAGCACCAGCGAATCGGAG gaaagtgaagtagaagagaaaaagaagaagaaggagaaaaagcaCAAGAAACACAAAAAGCATAAGAAGCATAGAAAGCATAAGAAGAAGAAGGTTGCGGAATCAGATGAATCTGATGTAAGTGAAGGTAATACTGAAGAACTGGAAAAGAAACTTCGAGAGAAAGCACTTAAAAGTATGAAAAAGGGGCATAGTATTGAACGAAGTGATTGA